A window of the Vigna angularis cultivar LongXiaoDou No.4 chromosome 3, ASM1680809v1, whole genome shotgun sequence genome harbors these coding sequences:
- the LOC108325283 gene encoding disease resistance protein RGA2, translating to MIQLQTPLSIPFLFLPLLKLMAESLLFSSAESLLGKLASDAFQEASLAFGVHRDLQQMKETMELIRGVLLDAEKKNPQSSALSEWLIQIKHVFSDAEDIVDDFECEALRKHVVNTYGSCSRKVRRFFSSSNPVVYRLRMAHHIQDINTRLAKLAYQRNMFGLQVIDQDTRVVHVREMTHSHVTPSNVIGREHDKQEIIKLLLKDDHGQSLSVISIVGMGGLGKTTLAKLVFNDPIIHACFPLRMWICVSNDFELRNVLIKILNSAPNPNRENFNNFETEQLQIHLRNTLEGQKSLLVLDDVWNEDRARWDELREIIDVGVEGSKILVTTRSHKVAAIMHTKSSNSYLLGCLSEKDSLSLFVKYAFEDGDEMKHPQLLKIGEEIVKKCGGLPLAVKTVGSSLFSRVDEKEWESVRDNEIWNLKENEKDILPALKLSYDKLPSYLKPCFASFSLCPEDTVIFGTGVRMLWGALGLLPPPKAGESMIDATQLLHELWSRSFLSEYEDHGGECRFKLHDLVIELAVYIAKGKFEIIKNHNPKSYKNAHHLTFAANNLLDQTLLPRSLRSITFPRGANNEVFLNTLVSRCKFLRVLNLDFSEYASLPRCIGKLKHLRSLSLLENENLTELPDSICKLQNLQSLILNGCIKLQKLPKGLANLVSLRCLCITTIEPGCPEKEIASLPSLELLGFYQCDNFESLFKGILLHTLKRLTLIDCKSLKTVPFHAIKNLEVLMIFNCNKLESSMGLSNEILDSRLKLLILSDLASLVTLPRWLQGSANSLQSLVIQHCINIYELPDWLPTLNCLKQLEVLYCPKVLSLPDNIHHVTNLKVIDVTGSSELWKRYRPEVGEDWHKISHVNLVWQDYQSENEKELTVKS from the coding sequence ATGATTCAACTTCAAACACCCCTTTCCATTCCATTCCTCTTTCTTCCACTTTTAAAACTCATGGCTGAATCGCTTCTTTTCAGCTCTGCAGAATCGCTCCTAGGGAAGCTTGCTTCTGATGCCTTTCAAGAAGCTTCTCTAGCGTTTGGTGTGCACCGCGATCTTCAACAGATGAAAGAAACTATGGAACTCATAAGAGGTGTGCTCTTGGATGCCGAGAAAAAGAATCCGCAGAGCAGTGCCCTGAGCGAATGGCTGATTCAGATCAAGCACGTGTTTTCTGATGCTGAAGACATAGTCGATGATTTTGAGTGCGAAGCCTTGCGGAAACACGTTGTCAACACCTATGGAAGCTGCTCAAGAAAGGTACGCCGTTTCTTCTCATCAAGTAATCCTGTTGTTTATCGTCTTAGAATGGCGCATCACATTCAAGACATCAACACCAGGTTGGCCAAACTTGCATATCAAAGAAACATGTTTGGCCTTCAAGTCATTGACCAAGACACACGTGTCGTGCACGTGAGGGAAATGACTCATTCTCATGTAACCCCTTCCAATGTTATAGGGAGGGAACATGATaaacaagaaataataaaacttcTCTTGAAAGATGATCATGGCCAAAGTCTCTCAGTTATTTCCATTGTTGGAATGGGAGGCTTGGGAAAGACCACACTTGCTAAGTTGGTCTTCAATGATCCCATAATTCATGCATGTTTTCCCTTGAGGATGTGGATCTGTGTCTCCAATGACTTTGAACTTAGGAATGTGCTCATTAAAATCCTCAATTCTGCTCCAAACCCAAATAGGGAAAACTTCAATAACTTTGAGACAGAGCAACTTCAAATTCATTTGAGAAATACACTTGAAGGGCAGAAGTCCTTGCTTGTGTTGGATGACGTGTGGAACGAGGATCGTGCAAGATGGGATGAGTTGAGAGAAATAATAGATGTGGGTGTTGAAGGGAGTAAGATCCTAGTGACTACTCGTAGCCATAAAGTAGCTGCCATTATGCACACTAAATCCTCAAATTCGTACCTTCTAGGATGTCTCTCTGAAAAGGATTCTCTTTCTCTATTTGTGAAATATGCTTTTGAAGATGGAGATGAGATGAAACATCCACAACTATTGAAAATTGGGGaagaaatagtaaaaaaatgtgGAGGGTTACCATTGGCGGTGAAAACGGTGGGAAGTTCACTATTCTCAAGGGTTGACGAGAAAGAATGGGAGAGTGTAAGAGACAATGAGATTtggaatttaaaagaaaatgaaaaagacatTTTGCCTGCTCTCAAACTAAGTTACGATAAACTCCCTTCATATTTAAAACCCTGTTTTGCTTCTTTCTCCCTTTGCCCAGAAGACACTGTTATTTTTGGTACCGGAGTTCGTATGTTATGGGGAGCACTTGGTCTTCTTCCACCACCAAAGGCAGGTGAATCAATGATTGATGCCACTCAATTGTTGCATGAGCTATGGTCAAGATCTTTTCTTTCAGAATATGAAGACCATGGAGGTGAGTGCAGGTTTAAATTACATGATTTGGTGATTGAACTAGCAGTATATATTGCCAAAGGTAagtttgaaataataaaaaaccacAATCCAAAATCATACAAGAATGCCCATCATTTGACATTTGCGGCAAATAATTTGCTTGATCAAACTCTTCTTCCCAGAAGTCTCAGAAGCATCACTTTTCCTAGGGGAGCTAATAATGAAGTTTTCTTGAATACATTGGTGTCAAGGTGCAAATTCTTGAGGGTTTTAAACTTAGATTTTTCTGAATACGCAAGTCTGCCTCGCTGCATCGGAAAGTTGAAACATTTAAGATCTCTCAGCcttttggaaaatgaaaaccTTACGGAACTCCCTGATTCAATTTGCAAACTTCAAAATTTGCAATCTTTGATCCTTAATGGGTGCATAAAGCTACAAAAGTTACCCAAAGGACTAGCAAATCTAGTAAGCCTTCGTTGCCTATGTATAACCACCATAGAACCTGGTTGTCCAGAAAAGGAGATTGCAAGTTTGCCTTCTTTAGAACTATTAGGTTTTTATCAATGTGATAATTTTGAGTCATTGTTCAAAGGAATACTACTGCACACTCTTAAAAGATTGACTTTAATTGATTGTAAAAGTCTAAAGACGGTGCCGTTCCATGCCATAAAAAATTTAGAGGTCTTAATGATTTTCAATTGCAACAAGTTGGAATCGTCAATGGGCCTTAGCAACGAAATCCTTGATTCAAGGTTGAAGCTTCTCATTCTTTCTGACTTGGCAAGTCTAGTCACATTGCCTCGGTGGCTTCAAGGATCTGCCAACTCTTTACAATCCTTAGTTATTCAACATTGCATAAATATTTATGAGCTTCCCGATTGGCTACCAACTCTGAATTGTCTCAAACAACTTGAAGTTCTCTATTGTCCAAAAGTATTATCACTCCCTGATAACATACATCACGTCACAAATCTAAAAGTGATAGATGTCACTGGTTCTTCTGAATTATGGAAAAGATACAGGCCAGAAGTTGGAGAGGATTGGCACAAGATATCTCATGTCAATCTTGTTTGGCAAGATTATCaatcagaaaatgaaaaagaattaaCAGTCAAAAGTTGA
- the LOC128195879 gene encoding uncharacterized protein LOC128195879, whose protein sequence is MGGRTVLRPPNAGRNQPRGGRAQAVGRVYAITGAEAASSGNLITGECLLYGISCRVLFDSGATHSFISKACVEKLGIVERDMQFDLVVSTPAAGELRTSTVCIICPIVVEGRSYKVNLICLPLKDL, encoded by the coding sequence ATGGGTGGACGCACTGTGTTGAGGCCACCAAATGCTGGAAGGAATCAACCGAGAGGTGGCAGAGCACAAGCAGTGGGGCGCGTATATGCTATAACTGGAGCGGAAGCAGCGAGTTCAGGTAACCTTATAACCGGTGAATGCTTGCTGTATGGGATATCTTGTCGTGTGCTGTTTGATTCGGGGGCTActcactccttcatctcgaaggcgtgtgttgagaAATTGGGAATAGTTGAGAGAGATATGCAGTTCGACCTGGTGGTGTCGACCCCAGCGGCTGGAGAGCTTAGGACATCTACCGTATGCATTATATGTCCTATTGTGGTTGAGGGGCGTAGTTATAAggtgaatttaatctgtttgcCTTTGAAGGATTTATAa
- the LOC108324437 gene encoding uncharacterized protein LOC108324437 produces the protein MTNALLLGSRKQMAPRLPPPPQPTDPDASNNARLLETVIERLQQQNTTLMEQNATLMQQNQNALQSLEAARANSETTQRQLMDILAATRSTPGASSSNATQHAEWSLESFLQHHPSKFNGKCFPDEADQWLRDMEKIYNAKRCPNDNRLAFTEYLLTGEASHWWASVKAILTDAHAPITWEVFRNKFYEEYFPDSVRYAKEVEFLQLVQGGKSVSEYTNAFKQLLRFNTMATSEEWQCRKFENGLRSDLKVLISSLCIRSFPAMVERAKVLEKNMAEVERQKKQPQVVRGPVVSRGTANTRSTPYARPSQSNTSGSRVLITAGQSGQPGNITCF, from the coding sequence ATGACTAACGCTCTTCTTCTCGGTTCCAGAAAACAAATGGCtcctagactccctcctccaccgCAACCTACTGACCCTGAtgcgtccaacaacgctagATTGTTGGAAACGGTGATTGAGAGACTGCAACAACAGAATACCACTCTGATGGAACAAAACGCTACTCTGATGCAGCAAAATCAGAACGCTCTGCAGAGTCTGGAGGCCGCTCGCGCCAACTCTGAAACGACACAGAGGCAATTAATGGACATCCTTGCCGCTACCAGGAGTACACCGGGAGCGTCCTCTTCGAACGCTACTCAACATGCtgaatggagtttggagagcTTTCTTCAACATCATCCCTCCAAGTTTAATGGAAAATGCTTTCCTGATGAGGCAGATCAGTGGCTGCGGGACATGGAGAAGATTTATAATGCAAAGAGGTGCCCTAACGACAACAGATTGGCGTTTACTGAATACCTGTTGACTGGTGAGGCCAGCCACTGGTGGGCGAGTGTGAAGGCTATCCTGACAGACGCTCATGCTCCCATCACTTGGGAAGTTTTCAGGAACAAATTTTATGAAGAGTATTTCCCAGACAGCGTTCGCTACGCCAAGGAAGTAGAGTTCCTTCAGTTGGTGCAAGGGGGAAAGTCTGTATCGGAGTACACCAATGCTTTCAAGCAGTTGTTGAGGTTCAACACTATGGCCACTAGTGAAGAGTGGCAGTGTAGGAAGTTCGAGAATGGGCTAAGGAGCGACCTGAAGGTGTTGATATCAAGTTTATGCATTCGGTCATTTCCTGCCATGGTGGAAAGAGCCAAAGTACTGGAGAAGAATATGGCAGAGGTGGAACGACAAAAGAAGCAGCCACAGGTGGTTAGAGGACCGGTCGTATCCAGGGGTACTGCTAATACGAGAAGTActccttacgctcgtccaaGTCAATCAAATACAAGTGGATCACGAGTGCTGATCACTGCCGGACAGTCTGGGCAGCCAGGAAACATTACTTGTTTCtag